The genomic window ggttgtgttggaggaggaagaggagaagatggaggaggagttagaggaagtggtggtggagctgatggaggaagTGTGATGGTGGGGGCTGgccacagagacacagggatgCAGACACAGCCTGGACCCATCCAGGCGTGAGGAGAAGGTCAGACTGTTATATAACGTTGTCATAGGCCACACCTCCTAGCACACACCCTGGCCCTCGTCTAATCACGTCGTCggcttctccccccccctcagcccccccccccccccccccaaacacaatGTCCTCTCAGCAGCTGACGGGCACCACTGAAGGGATCAGAATCCTCAGATCTGATTGGACCAAATAATAGTGAAAACATGCTCTGCCTCCACTGCCTCCTATTGGCTGGCGGGCCGCAGCATCACAGCGAGGGCCGTGTGCAGCATCAGGAGACGGAGGGTGGGAGGGACCcagcctgcctctctccccctactctctctctctctctctctgtatcccccccccctttctctataccctctctgtcccccttcctctctctccccctccctttctctctcttcctatcgctctctctaccctctttgtccccctttctctctaccctcctgctccccctccctttctctctgtatcccccccccttctctctaccctctctgtccccctttctctctccccccccaatcCCACCCTGCTCCccgctctgtctccctttctcactctccccctcgctttctctctcccccctccctttctctcctctctctctcccccctttcgctctctcctcctccctttctctttctccccccctgcctctctctccacctatctttctccctctctccgtctctctccccctccctcccctctccccccctctctctctcccccctctctgctgaTGAagagggcagggagagagacttCATTCATCACCACCGTGCTGTCAGCACACGGTGAAACAAAGGGACCCATGTGACGTAGCGCCGCGCTTTACATCCCACAAGACCCACCTCCACCAATCACATTCAAGCTTCACATTCCACAAGACACGAATCCACCTATCCCGTTCAAGCTTTACAGCCCACAAGACACGCCTCCACCTATCACGATCAAGTCCAAGCTGAGAGGTTATTGGTCACGTCATGTGCAAATTTGCATTCAGTTTGAGAAGCTAGATAAACTAGGAAATGGTTATcaataaattatataatatgtataaacGAGATGTCAAACCAATCTTTCTGATTAACCTCTCAGTTTAagtttacatttaaaaaatacaataagtacatttgtcagaagaaagagaaacagcaatatatctctgtcggtacagtaagaatgttcatagaaccaagtggcactaacaatcgctaggttaacccattccctgtatacaacaaagatagctaggaaaaTAAGTAAGAAGGATATGAAGTCTGATATTACACGGTGAAGTTAGATTTATGATGGTTGTTCTAGCACACCTGTTTTCCCTTTCTGGCCAGATGCAAAACTCTCTGAGtacatactgtactgtacttcGACAAGAGCAAGAGGGAAGTCAGTCTCCTGCTTtacacccacaatgcatttcccCATCAACAACTAATCGGTACGGATTAGGATCAGGTCATATCTAATAATATCATCCAGGCCTGCAGCAGCATGGAGCCTGCAGGATTTAGTGGAGCTCGGTCCTGCAGGAGGTAGACCGTAATAAATGGTTCATGGTTCAGGTGAAAGGTCCATCCATATCCTGGTAGATCTAAGAAATGTGCAAACAAACCACTCCTTCCCCATGTAAAGACATAATGTATAGTGGGAATTTTACAACCTAAACCGCGTGTGATGCATGCTCAACAGAAACACCTCCCCTGTGGCCAAGAATGTGACATTTTTCATTCATAAAATGCGATTAAACACAAAAAAGCAAAGGTGCACCATTTGTTTAAACGATGCATAAACTAGGTGCCCACCGCGTTGTTCCAGTCCCACTCTGTAAACCATGTGACAGATCTGGCACAAAAGTCTCGCATCCCTTTGCACCCGTCCTTGaatgcccccctccctccctccatttcaACCTTTCGCCTCGCCACTAAACTCCATCTCTCCAGCCGACCAGTCATCACCTGCCTCCCGTCTGACCAAACACAGCGAGGATACCCTGTCCTACAACCATCAGCCATAACAAGTACGTAATCTGCCGTTATCTGCCCTTTCGGGTTGTATTTATCTGGGTATCCTCTCGGTGTTTTCCTCCGGCTCGGTGCTTCGTGCGCAGCCCCACGTCAGCCATGGAAGCGCGCTTGGATGGGAATGCGCTCTGGAAGCAGAGAACAGCTCCATTAATGAGACTTAACGTCCAAGTAATACTGAATATGTGGACGGTCACGCGTTGTGCTTAGATGTGTGTTGGTTTGCGTGATGTCGGAAACTAAACTACAGAAAACCAGTTATTTGATGAGCACGGATCTGAGCCTTAGATCCAGTCCTCTGTACAGTAATGTACAAAGGACTGGTAGCTTCTGCTGCTAGCCGAGCTCATCCAATCCATACCAATGAACAACCATGTACAAATAttaatatagatatattaattaataatacagAAGGTTGTATTTTGTATCAAAACTGTTATTATTCATTATGATTACCGTTATACACCACATTCCTTCCTCTGAGGCAGACGGTAATGAACTATTAGTGAACTTGTAGTGAACGTGTAGTAACTGAGCCGTAGTGGTGGTCTACAAGTCACCCCCAAGCTTCAGGTCCAGTGGTAGAGTCCGGCCCCGGGTCTAGTTTCCTATCATCCCTGGGGGCTGATGGTGGTCTCCTCTTTCCAGCAGAACTAGTCATGATCGATAATCGATAAAGCGGCTGGTTTGCACGCGAcgtttgtaaaaaagaaaagaaaaagcgtGTGTCTTATCGCGACGCTTGTAAAACGTGTCTTATTGTGATGTTTGTAAAACGCCCCCTATTGGTCGTTTCCAGCATTGTTTCGGAAAATAATTTGGTCATGGATTAATATAAAACTAAATGTTGAACTCTTTttacatgagagagagagagagagagagagagagagagagagagagagagagagagagagagagagagagagagagagagagagagagagagagagagagagagagagagagagagagagagagagagagagagagagagagagagagagagagagatatctgcTTGTGGAGGCATGCTTAAAGTAAACAATCATATTCCACGTAGAGCCAAGCGGTGGCTAAGTTCTGCATCTTGTGAAgtactgctgtgtgtgtttttagtgtgtttgtggtgtgtctgtgtcttttttgtatgtgagtttgtatgtttgcttgtggtgtgtgtggctatgtttttgtgtgtgtgtgtctgtgtgtgtgtgtttggggggtggggtatgtttacatatgtgtgtgtgtgtgtgtgtgtgtgtgtgtgtgtgtgtgtgtgtggccctctGGGTATGTTCTTGTAGTATTTTCATGTAATTTAGATCAAATATGATTATCGTTGAGAACATTAGAGGCtagatgtttttttgttttgtgagcAGCTGTCACATGTGTCCTAGCCTTCACGTTACTCATGTAAACGAAGACAGACCACATGTGACTGAAGCACACTGCGCAGATGTGTGTCAGTCAACTGAAACAAAAATACCCACAATGACAAGATGGCTGCCAGCACAGAGTCGCTCAGAGAGACCTGGGTCACAcctggcgtccatgttgttgtcTATTGTTGTTCTACtgacttaaaggcacccagtgcaactttcgaggcttaaaaataaacattcaatttctagtcttttttacacgtagtaagtttcaataactccataccattacataccgacattcaagcagcaaagatgagacgtcgttgtgtggtgagaactgatagaaaatcgataacaacaacaatgccgccattttctttattttttgtaacctacaataaataaagcaggcttccagtcaatggaaaaatggcttctccccaccggcgattgttgttgtttacgattttctatcagttctcaccacacaacgacgtctcatctttgctccttgaatgtcgatatttaatggtatggagttattgaaacttactacgtgtaaaaaagactagaaattgaatgtttatttttcattgaatgtttacataaagttgcactgggtgcctttaaaactaAACTGATGATCAGAAAACTTTAAAACTTTACTTTGAACAAAACATTCACCGAACTCAGCAGCTCAATGTCAAACAAAAACAGGTCTGAGGATCCTGTCTAACATTTAGTTATTTGTTTCTCAAATTCACAGAATCTGGTTTAATATGAAATATTCATCCTGAATTCAAAATTGTTCCCCTACAGATATTTCGGTGTTTTATGTTTTCTTACCTTTGGTCGTTGATACAACTCAAAGGTCACACAATCACATTAACTGATACAGAATTGGTTGTGAGTTGTTTTGGAAAACAACAATTCTAGCACATCATGTGTGTACAGACAAAACAGATGGGACATCTAGATTCCTCGAATCCCTCGTCCTAAATATACCTAGAATACAAAAATACGTTACTCCACAGATACTGCTCAATACCAAATGACCCTCAAAGAGAGTTAAAGAAGTTAAATACTTTCTCTCCAATTCTCCCCAGTGAGACTCCCCTAGTCCAATTCTCCCCTAGTCTTCAAGTCCAGGGATCCTAATGATAACAATATCTGTTTTCAGAATTCCTTCACATGTTTATTCCGTCATATTTGCTTTCTATGAACATTACAACCACACATGTCATCCGCTATAGTCGGGGTTGACACTGCCTGAAACCTTCGCTTACTCAAGATATCTGTTCTTACTAGTCaagttatgtttatttatttatttattttttccacaatttcttgtttttttttttaaacgatttatgatgactatatgctctgtaaggtgaccttgggtgtcttgaaaggcgcctctaaattaaatgtattattattatattaagttTTACTAAATAATATCCGCCATTATATGATAGGTGGTGGTTATAACATTGATGGATTAGTTCTAATCCATCAATGTTGAGTTTATTACGGTCTTGTTGAACACCTCATGCCTGGTCTGTGGTTGAGCAGGATCCAGCCTTCCATGTTCCTCTGATAACAAGGATGGAAGGGACAGCCAGACCATGCCAGGTTTATGTGCGTGGGCGACAGATCTGCTGAACAcgactgtaccgacagcgatattcaattaatttcaattgtatttttataccccttaatcacagttcctgtcacaaagggcttaacaggccatacaTTTTTGACTCTAGCCCCCAAGGGGGCAAGAGAAAGCTCCCTTAAtgagcaaggaagaaatcttgagaaggaatgcagagtgggggatccctccttctaGGGATGGTCTGGAGAGAAATGGGTGCCATCATTGACATACATACAGGCAAAAGATTTAAAtcggtgatggggttctggccggttaaccgaaaggagagtccaggcattcaGTTAAAGCCACTGAGATATGccaggcatccagtcgcagTCACCGCAACACGCTAAACTTACCGAATAATGAATTAGATGGGGAAACAcagcagtctgtctgtctttctgtaagACCTTCTCTCAACCTCCGATTGGACCTTCTTCATTGGGCCCTTACAGTTTTTGTTTCCAGTTCATAGTTGTCATGTTGCCTGTCAGTGGGGCAATGCTACAGTTTGAGTGCCAAACGACACGGTgtattcatgtttgtgtgtttgtttgtttgtgattgtgtgtatgtgtgcagttATTCAGGTGAGTTTGTCGGTCTTTGCCTTGTataaacaagtgtgtgtgtgtgttgacagcaTGTGTGCAGGTCCTCGAGCAGAGAGCCGAGCTATTGTTGACTGTAAACCAGAACTGTGGGTGACTGTCTGTCCCCTGGGTATCACTTCCTTATTGGCTGACCCCTTGACTTTTCTGTTGCCTTAGCTACGCAGGCACAATTGGGCTTGTGCTACTCCAGTTCAGATGTTGTGACATTTCCTTcattcttattctttttttaactcAATATGTAGAAACAAGGTTTGTCTCTTTCAGTCAATACAGTGGACAAATTATTAGTAAACGTTTTTATGGTGAACTTCCATTAATTAAATTGGTAACGCTGTTGGCTAATGTTAGCTAGATTGGTATATAGTGTTAATTACACTCGTTAGTTATTATATCCTGTGTAAACTGTTTGGATGGGGCAGGCACTTTAAAAAAGTACTTGGCCGGTGATTGGATGAGCCATCTGTCTAACACGTATCACATAGTTTCTCATAGGACACTGATTGGCCCAAACACTTTACTCGTTATCTCGTGAATCCAACTGCCTCTCAAGGTCAAGTCCATAGTGGCCTACGTGCATCTTTTTCAAAAAACGGTAATAAAAAAATGAGCTTCAAAAAGTTGTATTGCAAAAGGAACTTATCTATtcttgtccctccctccctcccctcctccctctctccctccctcctcccttcctcctccttctgtcccttcttcctccctccctccctccctcttcctcactctccctccttcctctccctccctccctcctccctccccccctccctcccttctcctctcctctctcccccctccctccttccctctctcctccctccctccctccctctctcccccctcccaccttccctctctcctccctcccccctccctccctccctcagccaTCATGTCTGTGCTGAATCAGTTGATGACCCCCACGGCGGGCGCGTCGGCGGAGCCCCCCAGGAACAAGGtcacggtggtgggggtgggccagGTGGGCATGGCCTGCGCCATCAGCATCCTGCTCAGGGTAAGTGACCCCCTCCATCGTCTCCCACATCAGTGCCcagatttaggcccaatcccatttctaccccttaccccttccccttacccctcccacttgttttgaaggggtaaggggaaggagtaaggggtagaaatgggattgggccttagtttATCCTAGCTATATTcgttgcatacggggaatgggttaacctagcaattgttagtgcttggcacttggttctaataaaatccttactgtacccacagagatgtatagatgtttctctttcttctgacaaatgtacttattgtaagtcgttttggataaaagtgtctgctaaatgccctaaatgtaaaatgtaaatgtcaatgatTAAGAAACTAGAGATTAGACAAGCAGATTTAAATTTTTTCAGCTTTCGTTTCACTAACATTTGTTCCGACCAATTACGTCGCCGGGGGCGTTTTTATGTTAGTGCGTGATTGGCTAACAGTGAACACGCAGTTGGCCAGCATTGGTCAACTTTTCCCTCAGCCTCTGGGAAGACATGCGACAAAACGCTGGCAGACATAGTGTCAGTAAAGTTTCAAATCACCACCATATTCTGTCACGGCCAcaataggactgctggatcagaggttctgctatctTATCAGTGTTGGCTGAATGTTAGTATAGCGTATTATCAAGCTAGAATATGAGATATGAGCGCAGGGAGATCAGAGAAAACTACAATGAGTCGTTCTAAAGTCCAGCCTTCACTTTAAACTTCATCTTATCTTTTCTAAGATTACATTGGAAAATGATTGATCTGCTAACAAAGATGTTtcctcctgtcctgtcctgttgtgtgtgtgtgtgtgtgtgtgtgtgtgtgtgtgtgtgtgtgtgtgtgtgtgtgtgtgtgtgtgtgtgtgtgtgtgtgtgtgtgtgtgtgtgtgtgtgtgtgtgtgtgtgtgtgtgtgtgtgtgtgtgtgtgtgtgtgtgtgtgtgtgtgtgtgcaggacctGGCTGACGAGCTGGCCCtggtggatgtgatggaggACCGCCTGAAGGGAGAGATGATGGATCTGCAGCACGGCAGCCTCTTCCTCAAGACCTCCAAGATCGTCGCTGACAAAGGTCAGCAGGTCACCAGCCGCATCACACTGAGGACAGCAGCACTTTATACTAGACACACTGATGATTCATTTGTTGAGTGTTTAAGCAtagtctgctctctctctctctctctctctctctctctctctctctctctctctctctctctctctctctctctctctctctctctctttctcccctctctctctctcccagactACGCGGTGACGGCTAACTCCCgcctggtggtggtgacggcggGCGTGCGACAGCAGGAGGGCGAGAGCCGTCTGAACCTGGTCCAGAGGAACGTCAACGTCTTCAAGATGATCATCCCCCAGATCATGAAGCACAGCCCCAACTGCACCCTCATCGTGGTCTCCAACCCTGGTACGCCCCCCCTGACACCCTGGACCCCCCGGTGGGGAAGAGTGAAACAAGAGTTTAAAGTTACTCGTTAGGTTAATGAGCTTAAAGGAACTTGTTAAGTTACAAAGTAACTTAACAAATGACTGAACGAGTTGAAAGTAATTTAAGATACAAAGTGACTTAGCGAGTGAATTAACGAGTTGAAGGTAacttgttgtgtgcgtgtgtgtgtgtgtgtgtgtgtgtgtgtgtgtgtgtgtgcctgtctgcgtgcttgtgcatgtgtgtgtgtgtgtagttgacgTGCTGACCTACGTGACCTGGAAGCTGAGCGGTCTCCCTAAGCACCGCGTCATCGGCAGCGGCACCAACTTGGACTCGGCGCGCTTCCGCTTCCTGATGGCCGAGCGGCTCGGGATCCACGCCACCGCCTTCAACGGCTGGGTGCTGGGGGAGCACGGGGACACCAGcggtgaggacacacacacagacgcacactatcatgcacacacacacacacacacacacacatacatatattacACGTACAGACAAACAAAGAGACCTACACTCACTGTTCTCAAGCAGgaatataattgtgtgtgtgtgtgtgtgtgtgtgtgtgtgtgtgtgtgtgtgtgtgtgtgtgtgtgtgtgtgtgtgtgtgtgtgtgtgtgtgtgtgtgtgtgtgtgtgtgtgtgtgtgtgtgtgtgtgtgtgtagtgcccGTGTGGAGCGGGGCCAACGTTGCGGGGGTGAACCTGCAGAAGCTGAACCCGGACATGGGGACGGACGTAGACAAGGAGGGGTGGAAGGCCACGCACAAGGCCGTGGTGGACAGGTATGGggttaccatggttaccatCATGGAGACAACATCCTAGAACAGGACTTAGGATTGGTTATGCTAGTAGGCTAACAGGACATCTGGTGGTGGATTTGGGGCTCTGGGACTGTTAGCTTGAGATGCTAACCTCTGCTCTGGGGCTGTTAGCTTGAGATGCTAACCTCTGCTCTGGGGCTGTTAGCTTGAGATGCTAACCTCTGCTCTGGGGCTGTTAGCGTGAGACGCTAACCTCTGCTCTTGGGCTCGTAGCTTAAGATGCGAACCTCAGCTCTGGGGCTGTTAGCTTGAGATGCTAACCTCTAGCAGAGATGCTTGGTGTTGTGAGACTAAGACCCAGTGTCTCTAACCTCTGCTCTGGATCTGATCCGGCGTGTCTAACCTCTGCCCTCTGCTCCTCAGTGCCTACGAGGTGATCCGTCTGAAGGGATACACCAACTGGGCCATCGGCCTGAGCGTCGCGGACCTCACCGAGAGCATCGTCAAGAACATGGGCCGCATCCACCCCGTCTCCACCATGGTCAAGGTGAGGGGGAAAGGGCCAGGGGTCACcgtcaggggtcaagggtcagacCCAGGGGTCACCGTCAGCGgtaagggtcaggggtcaagggtcaggacCAGGGGTCAGCATTAGGGCGCAGGGCTCACCTTCAGGTGTCAAGGGTCAGGGCCAGGGGTCACCGTCAGGGGTCACTGTCAAGGGGCCGGCCTCGGGGTCACCGttaggggtcaagggtcagggcCAGGGGTCACAGCCAGGGGTCAGGCAGAGGGGAAgcggacggagagggaggaagacggGTAGATAGAACAGACAATGgggagacaggaagacagacaggaggacagacaggagcCTATACAGGAGGACAGAGTGCAGATAGACAGGCGGAGACAGGATTACAGacaggaagaaggagagataaGACAAGATAAGATAAGGcagatggggaggggaggggagaaatgaagacggacagaaagaaaataggaagagagaccgagagggaagagagaaagacagactgactgacaggAAGAAAGTATGGAAGGCAGAACAAAACGATCAATCAAGGTATGTAaccatgtatatgtatatgaatgtaaatccgtctctctccccccctcctccaggacaTGTACGGCATCAGTGAGGAGGTGTTCCTGTCGCTGCCCTGCGTGCTGAACGGCGGCGGCGTCGGCAGCGTGGTCAACATGACCCTCAACGAGGACGAGGTCGCCCAGCTCAAGAAGAGCGCCGACACTCTGTGGGGCATCCAGAAGGACCTCAAGGACCTCTAGgcaccttcctcccctcctcctcctcttcctccccctcctcctctcccccatctcccccccccccccccagccacagCCCTGCCCACTAGGCCCCgccctcatccacacacacagatgcaataCAGTTACCTTCAGGTGTCCCCAAACAACGCTCTCCGCCCAGCCGTGGCAGGTCTAGTGTTCTATGCCTCCTAGTGTTCTATTGGTGTGCTCACAGTCCCTCGTCATCTCGTCTGATTGGACCACACCTTCCGAATCGGAAGTGGACCCGTCcacgtcacacaaacacacacacacacacacacacacgtacgtacgtaGTGATACTTTCTGTTGTGTTGTTTCCACCAGCACTGTCCTACTGTTGTTACCAGCAGAGGTGTGTTTGAATCCCTGCTAGGAATTGGCTATTTGACCCCTGATTGAAGCGATGACTTTGTTTTCGCACTTTTAATAGATAACCTTGAGGTCACAGGTAACCATCACCTGGTTAGTTGGTTGGGCACATAGTGGACTCCCATCACCTGGTTAATCTCCCTGTACGGGACCAGTTTAGTAGACAGTAACCAGCTGTATTGAGATAGTCCCTAAATTATAGAGTCTAGTTCCAGTGTCTAACCACCATGGAACCATATGACTCTATGAGCAGGATGATCTGTTTAGCCAACATAGAAAATAATGgtaggaaaaaaataaagcaagcaAGCAAAATTATTCCATAGTccaaatgtgttattttgttgTATTTGGAGTACAATAACACACCTTTGTTGTAAATGTTGTAAGTGGTGATACGTGGGTTAATAAATTACAATCCTtaatgtgtccgtgtgtgttgtggtttgCCAGT from Gadus macrocephalus chromosome 4, ASM3116895v1 includes these protein-coding regions:
- the LOC132455033 gene encoding L-lactate dehydrogenase B chain gives rise to the protein MSVLNQLMTPTAGASAEPPRNKVTVVGVGQVGMACAISILLRDLADELALVDVMEDRLKGEMMDLQHGSLFLKTSKIVADKDYAVTANSRLVVVTAGVRQQEGESRLNLVQRNVNVFKMIIPQIMKHSPNCTLIVVSNPVDVLTYVTWKLSGLPKHRVIGSGTNLDSARFRFLMAERLGIHATAFNGWVLGEHGDTSVPVWSGANVAGVNLQKLNPDMGTDVDKEGWKATHKAVVDSAYEVIRLKGYTNWAIGLSVADLTESIVKNMGRIHPVSTMVKDMYGISEEVFLSLPCVLNGGGVGSVVNMTLNEDEVAQLKKSADTLWGIQKDLKDL